From a region of the Lactuca sativa cultivar Salinas chromosome 4, Lsat_Salinas_v11, whole genome shotgun sequence genome:
- the LOC111882036 gene encoding TSL-kinase interacting protein 1: MTCKWGSSTVAASGELKRVPYDAQTSNLSNSQKWNQDSALIWSPLIFHLRYGWFGKGEERNNINNGIGIGVSVGMGLSTLEWVDSLTNIIVCDMLSEVSHNIVGPTPCHQQISYNCDSFDVAIAAYINKNHHAKNNGFHSTNIQSSIYDAEETCDAFSFSKNTEKLLMIPSSSLNQKLREPAEPKECEFDENHIPVPKDLTSLTDMYWLESSGHND; encoded by the exons ATGACATGTAAATGGGGTAGCTCTACTGTAGCAGCATCTGGAGAATTAAAACGTGTGCCCTATGATGCTCAAACATCAAATCTTTCCAATTCTCAGAAATGGAATCAGGATTCCGCCTTAATTTGGAGCCCTCTGATTTTCCATTTAAG gTATGGTTGGTTTGGTAAGGGTGAAGAACGTAACAACATTAACAATGGTATTGGTATTGGTGTAAGTGTGGGAATGGGATTGTCTACATTGGAATGGGTTGATAGTCTTACTAACATCATCGTATGTGATATGCTCTCTGAGGTATCTCATAATATAGTGGGTCCAACACCATGTCATCAACAAATTTCATACAACTGTGATTCTTTTGATGTTGCAATTGCTGCCTACATTAACAAAAATCATCATGCCAAAAATAATGGATTCCATTCCACTAACATTCAGTCTTCAATTTATGATGCAGAGGAAACATGTGATGCCTTTTCCTTCTCTAAGAATACTGAGAAACTACTGATGATTCCATCATCATCTCTCAACCAG AAATTACGTGAACCAGCAGAGCCGAAAGAATGTGAGTTTGATGAAAATCATATTCCTGTCCCAAAGGATCTCACCTCACTTACTGATATGTATTGG CTAGAGTCTTCAGGACATAATGATTAG
- the LOC111882031 gene encoding uncharacterized mitochondrial protein AtMg00810-like produces MEPKLKVKKDEDGEKNDPTEYRKVVGCLRYLTHTRPNLSFSVGTASHFIEEPTTLHFQFVKHILPYMKGTIDYGLNYGRFRAIKVLVGFTDSDLGGDPVDSKSTSGMIFYQGRNVITWKFQKRKVVTLSTSTCEVEFMAATTTACQAIWLANLVKELTGHHITPITLYVNIHIDEKSRVSWSKQTH; encoded by the coding sequence ATGGAACCTAAGTTGAAGGTTAAGAAGGATGAAGATGGTGAAAAAAATGACCCAACTGAATATAGGAAAGTGGTAGGTTGTTTGAGGTACTTGACTCACACTCGACCGAACTTGTCATTTTCGGTTGGAACTGCAAGTCATTTCATAGAGGAACCGACCACTTTGCATTTCCAATTTGTGAAACACATCTTACCATACATGAAAGGAACCATTGATTATGGACTCAACTATGGAAGATTTCGTGCAATTAAAGTCTTGGTTGGTTTTACCGATAGTGATCTTGGAGGTGACCCTGTTGATAGCAAGAGCACAAGTGGGATGATTTTCTATCAAGGAAGGAATGTGATCACTTGGAAATTCCAAAAGCGAAAGGTTGTTACTCTGTCCACATCCACATGTGAAGTCGAGTTCATGGCAGCTACAACAACGGCATGTCAAGCCATTTGGCTTGCTAATCTCGTTAAGGAGCTCACGGGACATCATATCACGCCTATCACCTTGTATGTCAACATTCATATTGATGAGAAATCCCGTGTTTCATGGTCGAAGCAAACACACTGA